The Tripterygium wilfordii isolate XIE 37 chromosome 5, ASM1340144v1, whole genome shotgun sequence genome window below encodes:
- the LOC119998719 gene encoding protein BRICK 1-like, which translates to MARAGGITNAVNVGIAVQADWENREFISHISLNVRRLFEFLVQFDATTKSKLASLNEKLDTLERRLELLEVQVGTASANPSLFAA; encoded by the exons ATGGCAAGAGCAGGAGGGATAACTAACGCCGTGAATGTGGGTATTGCTGTCCAAGCCGATTGGGAGAATCGCGAGTTTATCTCCCATATCTCCCTCAACGTCCGCCGCCTCTTTGAGTTCCTCGTCCAATTTG ATGCTACAACAAAGAGCAAGTTGGCATCTTTGAATGAGAAACTTGATACATTGGAGCGCCGCCTAGAGCTGCTAGAGGTCCAAGTGGGTACTGCATCTGCCAACCCATCTCTTTTTGCTGCCTga